A genomic region of Haemorhous mexicanus isolate bHaeMex1 chromosome 14, bHaeMex1.pri, whole genome shotgun sequence contains the following coding sequences:
- the TSC22D3 gene encoding TSC22 domain family protein 3 isoform X2 — protein sequence MSTGMYQSPMEVAVYQLHNFSISFFSSLLGGDVVSVKLDNSASGASVVAIDNKIEQAMDLVKNHLMYAVREEVEVLKEQIKELLEKNSQLERENSLLKTLASPEQLEKFQSRLPAEVLCPEEQSPGVAAPAQHSGGSAV from the exons ATGAGCACCGGCATGTACCAGTCCCCCATGGAGGTGGCTGTCTACCAGCTCCACAACTTCTCtatctccttcttctcctccctgctcGGGGGGGATGTAGTCTCCGTGAAGCTCGACAACAG CGCTTCCGGAGCCAGCGTGGTGGCCATTGACAACAAGATCGAGCAGGCGATG GATCTTGTGAAAAATCATCTGATGTATGCTGTGCGGGAGGAAGTGGAGGTCCTGAAAGAGCAAATCAAGGAACTGTTGGAGAAAAACTCCCAGCTGGAGCGTGAGAACAGCCTCCTGAAGACCCtggccagccctgagcagctggagaagtTCCAGTCCcggctcccagcagaggtgctgtgccctgaggagcagagccctggggtggcTGCCCCGGCTCAGCACTCCGGGGGCTCTGCGGTGTAA